In the genome of Arabidopsis thaliana chromosome 4, partial sequence, the window GCCAGCTGGAGGTGGTGAAGCTGCTTGAGAAGGATGCTTTCCTTTGAGCTCTGCTGGTTAAAGGAAAGCTCTAAGCTCATATTGTCTTTGAGGCATTTGTCTTGTGTGTGTCCTGAACCAGTTTCACAGGCTTTTTGTGTACACTTTTTATTagttcctctcttcttctaaatttgtctcttatgttgttttaaaagtcaataaagaaagaaatagcaatcaatgatttaatttatgattATATTCTTTATTTCGTCGACCTCTACAGAATGATTCAATTTGGAAGAATCATTCTGGTTTGGAGGATATGTAAGAAAAACTACTTGATCTCCAAGTTATTCCATTCTTCTGTTACTGTATTGCCCAAATTCCCAAGCTTGACAATATTTACGCAAAgctcaaaacccaaaatatttgagaatcaaaacaaaatcaagggtcttgtctttttttttttttttggtgtgaaTCAAAGGTCTTGTCTTTGCAAGTAAATTCGTTCCTAATGAACTGTGTGAGTCGTTTAAAGTGTTTGATAAGCAAAGCACGAAGCTTTGCACGGCTTGGTGGTGAATCCACTCTCTCTCAACCGCCGTCTCTCGCCTCCGCCGCGTTTTCTTCATCCGCCGTCATGAATGGTCTCGAAACTCACAACACAAGGCTCTGTATCGTAGGAAGTGGCCCAGCGGCACACACGGCGGCGATTTACGCAGCTAGGGCTGAACTTAAACCTCTTCTCTTCGAAGGATGGATGGCTAACGACATCGCTCCCGGTGGTCAACTAACAACCACCACCGACGTCGAGAATTTCCCCGGATTTCCAGAAGGTATTCTCGGAGTAGAGCTCACTGACAAATTCCGTAAACAATCGGAGCGATTCGGTACTACGATATTTACAGAGACGGTGACGAAAGTCGATTTCTCTTCGAAACCGTTTAAGCTATTCACAGATTCAAAAGCCATTCTCGCTGACGCTGTGATTCTCGCTACTGGAGCTGTGGCTAAGCGGCTTAGCTTCGTTGGATCTGGTGAAGCTTCTGGAGGTTTCTGGAACCGTGGAATCTCCGCTTGTGCTGTTTGCGACGGAGCTGCTCCGATATTCCGTAACAAACCTCTTGCGGTGATCGGTGGAGGCGATTCAGCAATGGAAGAAGCAAACTTTCTTACAAAATATGGATCTAAAGTGTATATAATCCATAGGAGAGATGCTTTTAGAGCGTCTAAGATTATGCAGCAGCGAGCTTTGTCTAATCCTAAGATTGATGTGATTTGGAACTCGTCTGTTGTGGAAGCTtatggagatggagaaagagatgTGCTTGGAGGATTGAAAGTGAAGAATGTGGTTACCGGAGATGTTTCTGATTTAAAAGTTTCTGGATTGTTCTTTGCTATTGGTCATGAGCCAGCTACCAAGTTTTTGGATGGTGGTGTTGAGTTAGATTCGGATGGTTATGTTGTCACGAAGCCTGGTACTACACAGACTAGCGTTCCCGGAGTTTTCGCTGCGGGTGATGTTCAGGATAAGAAGTATAGGCAAGCCATCACTGCTGCAGGAACTGGTTAGTTCTCTACTTTCTCTGAAAGAAACTGCTTTAGTTAGCTATTTTAGTTATGTTGCCTAGAACTACTTGACTTTGTGTGcaatatatgattttggaACGATCTTTTCAAAGGAAGTACTTTTTTTAGTAGCTCTGTGACCCTATGGCTTGTCAAGTTCTTGAGGTTTAGTTGCTTCTATATCATGTGATTCAATTCACAATTGATGCAAgcctagtttttgttttggagttgTTCTTCTTTGAGTTTGTTGTTCCATGCTTAGTAGAGAGATCATTGATTGTTTTAGGTAACAGTCTTTAGAGTAAAGAGTCTTGTTTTCACAATGTTCAATGCTTATTCTATTCATAGAGCAATAATCGTCATTGCAAACTCtgtttgattgattgtgtAGGGTGCATGGCAGCTTTGGATGCAGAGCATTACTTACAAGAGATTGGATCTCAGCAAGGTAAGAGTGATTGAGGAAATTGTTGGAAGGCTCAGGTCATTGAGTTATTGTTGATTGATCCCTGATTCAGTTAGACATTGATGGACCAGAATGAGACTTGATCTTTATCATAGAACAAGTTAAGATacattgatttgtttattcCTTAATATTGCAGTTGGAATTGAGTACGGGTATTGTTCAAAGTTGTAGCTCTAATGGTAAAACTAGCTACGACAAAAGTCCTCTTAAAATATGAGTTTTAGATGATGCCTTAACATTTCATATATTCAGTGAACATGATTTATCCAATAATGTATTATGTATtcttataaattagtataata includes:
- the NTRB gene encoding NADPH-dependent thioredoxin reductase B (NADPH-dependent thioredoxin reductase B (NTRB); FUNCTIONS IN: thioredoxin-disulfide reductase activity; INVOLVED IN: pollen germination, thioredoxin biosynthetic process, cell growth, seed development, cell redox homeostasis; LOCATED IN: cytosol, mitochondrion, chloroplast envelope; CONTAINS InterPro DOMAIN/s: Pyridine nucleotide-disulphide oxidoreductase, class-II, active site (InterPro:IPR008255), FAD-dependent pyridine nucleotide-disulphide oxidoreductase (InterPro:IPR013027), Pyridine nucleotide-disulphide oxidoreductase, class-II (InterPro:IPR000103), Thioredoxin reductase (InterPro:IPR005982), Pyridine nucleotide-disulphide oxidoreductase, NAD-binding region (InterPro:IPR001327); BEST Arabidopsis thaliana protein match is: NADPH-dependent thioredoxin reductase A (TAIR:AT2G17420.1); Has 22764 Blast hits to 22762 proteins in 2961 species: Archae - 698; Bacteria - 15900; Metazoa - 139; Fungi - 313; Plants - 208; Viruses - 0; Other Eukaryotes - 5506 (source: NCBI BLink).) — protein: MNCVSRLKCLISKARSFARLGGESTLSQPPSLASAAFSSSAVMNGLETHNTRLCIVGSGPAAHTAAIYAARAELKPLLFEGWMANDIAPGGQLTTTTDVENFPGFPEGILGVELTDKFRKQSERFGTTIFTETVTKVDFSSKPFKLFTDSKAILADAVILATGAVAKRLSFVGSGEASGGFWNRGISACAVCDGAAPIFRNKPLAVIGGGDSAMEEANFLTKYGSKVYIIHRRDAFRASKIMQQRALSNPKIDVIWNSSVVEAYGDGERDVLGGLKVKNVVTGDVSDLKVSGLFFAIGHEPATKFLDGGVELDSDGYVVTKPGTTQTSVPGVFAAGDVQDKKYRQAITAAGTGCMAALDAEHYLQEIGSQQGKSD